A genomic stretch from Cloacibacterium caeni includes:
- a CDS encoding ligase-associated DNA damage response exonuclease has product MKLIEFRKEGIYCKKGDFYIDPWFPVKKAVITHAHADHARWGMQEYLCTHETKPILKSRISEDISVQSLAYGEKLKINGVKLSFHPAGHIVGSAQVRLEYKGFVTVISGDYKIQDDGISTPFEVLKCNEFVTESTFGLPIYQWKSVEKINQEIQNWVIENQKMNKTSVFFGYSLGKAQRLMKALEGIATLHVHSSIHRLNDAISSTGLILPETQLLEIDDKKALENQIVIVPPALLGTNMIKKIPNAATAICSGWMQVRGRRRWKSADAGFAISDHADWNGLLQTIKSTEAEKVYVTHGSTEIFSKYLNEIGISAEVVKTKFGEEEQGDDNIEPGNQEENSNSEF; this is encoded by the coding sequence GTGAAACTGATAGAATTTCGCAAAGAAGGCATTTATTGTAAGAAAGGAGATTTCTACATAGACCCTTGGTTTCCTGTAAAGAAAGCCGTCATTACGCATGCTCACGCAGATCATGCAAGATGGGGAATGCAAGAATATCTTTGTACTCACGAGACAAAACCTATCCTGAAATCTAGAATTTCAGAAGATATTTCGGTTCAAAGCTTAGCTTACGGTGAAAAACTAAAAATCAACGGTGTAAAATTAAGTTTTCATCCTGCTGGTCATATTGTTGGTTCCGCACAAGTCCGTTTAGAATATAAAGGTTTTGTGACAGTAATTTCTGGAGATTATAAAATTCAAGATGATGGAATTTCTACACCTTTTGAAGTCTTAAAATGCAATGAATTTGTTACTGAATCTACTTTTGGACTGCCAATTTATCAGTGGAAATCGGTAGAAAAAATCAACCAAGAAATTCAAAATTGGGTGATAGAAAACCAAAAAATGAACAAAACATCTGTGTTTTTTGGATATTCTCTTGGCAAAGCGCAACGCTTAATGAAAGCTTTAGAAGGAATCGCAACTCTTCATGTACATTCCTCTATTCATCGATTGAATGATGCTATTTCTTCGACTGGATTGATTTTACCAGAAACTCAACTTTTAGAAATTGATGATAAAAAAGCACTAGAAAATCAAATCGTCATCGTTCCGCCAGCTTTATTGGGCACGAATATGATTAAAAAAATTCCAAATGCTGCCACCGCAATTTGTTCTGGTTGGATGCAAGTGAGAGGAAGAAGACGCTGGAAATCTGCAGATGCAGGTTTTGCGATTTCGGATCACGCCGATTGGAACGGATTATTACAAACCATAAAATCTACAGAAGCCGAAAAAGTATATGTAACGCATGGTTCTACCGAAATTTTCTCAAAATATTTAAATGAAATCGGAATTTCTGCCGAAGTGGTGAAAACCAAATTTGGCGAAGAAGAACAAGGAGACGATAATATAGAACCTGGAAATCAAGAAGAAAACTCAAATTCAGAATTCTAA
- a CDS encoding YciE/YciF ferroxidase family protein yields the protein MATLTKTKKTTTKTSTPKTTAVKTVKAEKVPAKKDAAKDLADLFEDGLKDLYWAEKNLLKNMPKMHKNASSPELKKSLEDHMKETENQIKRIEDCFKELGKKPQAAVCDAMKGLLEEGKGIMEETEMGAVRDAGIIAAAQKMEHYEIASYGTLAAFAKVLGYKQSLKLLLATLEEEKKCDEHLTQIADTNLNTKAK from the coding sequence ATGGCAACTCTTACAAAAACAAAAAAGACGACAACTAAAACTTCAACTCCTAAAACTACTGCAGTAAAAACTGTAAAAGCAGAAAAAGTTCCTGCTAAAAAAGACGCTGCAAAAGATTTAGCAGATTTATTTGAAGATGGACTAAAAGACTTGTATTGGGCAGAAAAAAACCTCCTAAAAAACATGCCGAAAATGCATAAAAATGCAAGTTCTCCAGAACTCAAAAAGTCTTTAGAAGACCACATGAAAGAAACAGAAAATCAAATTAAAAGAATTGAAGACTGTTTCAAAGAATTAGGAAAAAAACCACAAGCTGCTGTTTGCGATGCCATGAAAGGCTTATTAGAAGAAGGAAAAGGCATAATGGAAGAAACAGAAATGGGTGCAGTACGAGATGCAGGAATCATTGCAGCTGCTCAAAAAATGGAACATTACGAAATTGCTTCTTATGGTACACTCGCAGCTTTTGCAAAAGTATTAGGATACAAACAAAGTTTAAAATTATTATTAGCCACTTTAGAAGAAGAGAAAAAATGTGACGAACATTTAACTCAAATTGCAGACACCAATCTGAATACTAAAGCAAAATAA
- the yaaA gene encoding peroxide stress protein YaaA translates to MKIITSPAKLMNVENSTEFLKSTTPKFIEEATLIHSYLKEKSPQYLSELMEISAKLADENWHRNQVWKPKPTAKESAPALFAFTGEVYRGLDAKTLSKDAVDYLQKNHRILSGLYGLLKPSDKVMLYRLEMGRNFEFEQYKNLYEFWSDKITEQINSELKKNELLLNLASNEYGKVINRKKLNNPVVDFEFYQTQPNGKLKTIVVYTKHARGLVARFCAETNVKTLNDVKAFNYENYLINEELSTDHKLVFVR, encoded by the coding sequence ATGAAAATCATTACTTCTCCAGCAAAACTGATGAATGTGGAAAATTCTACAGAATTTTTAAAATCTACAACCCCAAAATTCATAGAAGAAGCGACTTTAATCCATTCTTATCTCAAAGAGAAAAGTCCACAATATTTATCAGAATTAATGGAAATTTCAGCAAAATTAGCAGATGAAAACTGGCACAGAAACCAAGTTTGGAAACCAAAACCAACTGCCAAAGAATCTGCTCCTGCCCTTTTTGCTTTTACAGGAGAAGTTTACAGAGGTCTTGATGCGAAAACGTTAAGCAAAGATGCTGTGGATTATCTTCAAAAAAATCATAGAATACTTTCTGGTTTGTATGGTCTTCTGAAACCTTCAGATAAAGTAATGCTTTACCGTTTAGAAATGGGCAGAAATTTCGAATTTGAGCAATATAAAAATCTGTACGAATTTTGGAGCGACAAAATCACAGAACAAATCAATTCAGAACTCAAAAAAAATGAATTATTGCTCAATCTAGCAAGCAATGAATACGGGAAAGTCATCAACAGAAAAAAACTCAATAATCCTGTTGTAGATTTTGAATTTTACCAAACTCAACCGAACGGGAAACTGAAAACCATCGTAGTTTATACCAAACATGCGAGAGGTTTGGTTGCCAGATTTTGCGCTGAAACCAATGTAAAAACATTGAATGACGTAAAAGCATTCAACTACGAAAATTACTTGATTAACGAAGAATTATCAACAGACCACAAATTGGTTTTTGTAAGGTAA